The following are from one region of the Nicotiana tomentosiformis chromosome 7, ASM39032v3, whole genome shotgun sequence genome:
- the LOC104092653 gene encoding BTB/POZ domain-containing protein At5g03250-like isoform X1, which produces MALLNLGSKSEAFCCEGQTWRCKSGLPSDITIEIGEMSFYLHKFPLLSRSGLLEKLMSESTKEDGLVCVLQLTDIPGGAKAFELVAKFCYGVRFELTPLNVVSLRCASEYLQMTNEYGEGNLVAQTEAFLNDVFGNWTDTIKALETCEEVLPHAEELHIVSRCINSLAMKAYGDSKLLNWPVMENSNDNTAGSDVWNGISTGTKSQPMTDDWWYEDVSFLSLPLYKRLIQAVEAGGMRPENISGALVFYAKKYIPLMNRQASFKDASHAKSASTPSEADQRALLEEIVELLPKQKGVTETRFLLRLLRTAMMLQVSPSCRENLEGRVGLQLDQATLDDLLIPNIGYSVETLYDIDCFQRILDHFLLLDQASAAASPCIMEENQLVEGNQSLASITRVANLVDSYLSEVAPDVNFKFPKFQSLAAAIPDYARPHADGIYRAIDIYLKAHPWLTDIEREQICRLMNCQKLSLEASTHAAQNERLPLRVIVQVLFFEQLRLRTSISGWFFVSDNLDNSQNLSGGMGQHGDNTRQGRGSSIEDMRGRVSELEKECNNMKEEFQKLVKTKRRWNIFCRRKSQCNSKSGKPSEAATCPTFPKIH; this is translated from the exons ATGGCACTTTTGAATCTTGGTTCTAAATCCGAAGCCTTCTGTTGTGAAGGCCAGACTTG GCGTTGTAAATCAGGACTTCCAAGTGATATTACAATTGAAATTGGAGAAATGTCCTTTTATCTACACAAG TTCCCTTTGCTCTCAAGAAGTGGACTTCTAGAAAAGCTTATGAGTGAATCGACCAAAGAGGATGGATTGGTATGCGTTCTGCAGCTTACTGATATACCTGGTGGAGCTAAAGCATTTGAGTTAGTAGCCAAATTTTGTTATGGTGTTAGATTTGAACTCACACCTCTAAATGTAGTGAGTCTTAGATGTGCATCTGAGTATTTGCAAATGACCAACGAATACGGTGAAGGAAATCTAGTTGCACAAACGGAGGCTTTTCTTAACGATGTTTTTGGGAATTGGACAGACACAATAAAAGCTTTAGAAACCTGTGAAGAAGTTTTACCACATGCTGAAGAGCTTCATATTGTGTCGAGATGCATAAACTCGTTGGCGATGAAAGCTTATGGCGATTCAAAGTTACTTAATTGGCCTGTAATGGAGAATAGTAATGATAATACTGCAGGTTCTGATGTATGGAATGGTATAAGTACTGGAACGAAGTCACAGCCAATGACTGATGATTGGTGGTACGAAGATGTGTCGTTCCTCAGCTTACCTCTCTACAAACGTTTAATTCAGGCTGTTGAAGCTGGAGGAATGAGGCCTGAAAATATATCAGGCGCCCTCGTGTTTTATGCAAAGAAATACATTCCTTTAATGAATAGGCAAGCGAGTTTCAAGGACGCTAGTCATGCTAAATCAGCATCCACGCCATCAGAGGCAGATCAGAGGGCGCTTCTTGAAGAGATCGTGGAGTTATTACCAAAACAGAAAGGAGTAACAGAGACTAGGTTTCTTCTGAGGTTGCTCCGTACTGCTATGATGTTGCAAGTTAGTCCGTCGTGCAGAGAAAATTTGGAGGGAAGAGTCGGGTTGCAATTAGATCAAGCTACACTTGATGATTTGCTAATACCAAATATTGGTTACTCGGTCGAGACTTTATATGATATCGACTGTTTTCAGCGTATTCTGGACCATTTCTTATTATTAGACCAGGCTTCTGCTGCTGCATCTCCATGTATAATGGAAGAAAATCAATTGGTGGAAGGTAATCAGTCTTTGGCTTCAATAACAAGGGTGGCCAATTTGGTGGATTCATACCTTTCTGAGGTGGCGCCTGATGTTAATTTCAAGTTTCCGAAATTTCAGTCTCTTGCTGCTGCAATCCCAGATTATGCTAGGCCACATGCTGATGGTATCTATCGTGCAATCGATATATATTTGAAG GCACATCCTTGGCTTACAGATATTGAAAGAGAGCAAATTTGCAGACTAATGAATTGCCAGAAGCTTTCGTTAGAGGCGAGCACACACGCTGCTCAAAACGAGAGACTACCTCTAAGGGTTATCGTTCAAGTCTTATTCTTTGAACAGCTTCGACTACGTACATCCATTTCAGGATGGTTTTTTGTGTCTGATAATCTTGACAACTCACAAAATCTAAGTGGAGGGATGGGACAACATGGTGACAACACTAGACAGGGAAGGGGATCAAGCATTGAGGACATGAGGGGACGTGTTTCGGAGCTTGAAAAGGAGTGTAACAACATGAAGGAAGAGTTTCAGAAGCTGGTAAAAACAAAGAGAAGGTGGAATATATTTTGCAGAAGAAAATCTCAGTGTAACTCGAAATCAGGAAAGCCAAGTGAAGCTGCAACATGTCCCACTTTTCCAAAAATTCACTAG
- the LOC104092653 gene encoding BTB/POZ domain-containing protein At5g03250-like isoform X2: MWNYTGRCKSGLPSDITIEIGEMSFYLHKFPLLSRSGLLEKLMSESTKEDGLVCVLQLTDIPGGAKAFELVAKFCYGVRFELTPLNVVSLRCASEYLQMTNEYGEGNLVAQTEAFLNDVFGNWTDTIKALETCEEVLPHAEELHIVSRCINSLAMKAYGDSKLLNWPVMENSNDNTAGSDVWNGISTGTKSQPMTDDWWYEDVSFLSLPLYKRLIQAVEAGGMRPENISGALVFYAKKYIPLMNRQASFKDASHAKSASTPSEADQRALLEEIVELLPKQKGVTETRFLLRLLRTAMMLQVSPSCRENLEGRVGLQLDQATLDDLLIPNIGYSVETLYDIDCFQRILDHFLLLDQASAAASPCIMEENQLVEGNQSLASITRVANLVDSYLSEVAPDVNFKFPKFQSLAAAIPDYARPHADGIYRAIDIYLKAHPWLTDIEREQICRLMNCQKLSLEASTHAAQNERLPLRVIVQVLFFEQLRLRTSISGWFFVSDNLDNSQNLSGGMGQHGDNTRQGRGSSIEDMRGRVSELEKECNNMKEEFQKLVKTKRRWNIFCRRKSQCNSKSGKPSEAATCPTFPKIH; the protein is encoded by the exons atgtggaattatactgg GCGTTGTAAATCAGGACTTCCAAGTGATATTACAATTGAAATTGGAGAAATGTCCTTTTATCTACACAAG TTCCCTTTGCTCTCAAGAAGTGGACTTCTAGAAAAGCTTATGAGTGAATCGACCAAAGAGGATGGATTGGTATGCGTTCTGCAGCTTACTGATATACCTGGTGGAGCTAAAGCATTTGAGTTAGTAGCCAAATTTTGTTATGGTGTTAGATTTGAACTCACACCTCTAAATGTAGTGAGTCTTAGATGTGCATCTGAGTATTTGCAAATGACCAACGAATACGGTGAAGGAAATCTAGTTGCACAAACGGAGGCTTTTCTTAACGATGTTTTTGGGAATTGGACAGACACAATAAAAGCTTTAGAAACCTGTGAAGAAGTTTTACCACATGCTGAAGAGCTTCATATTGTGTCGAGATGCATAAACTCGTTGGCGATGAAAGCTTATGGCGATTCAAAGTTACTTAATTGGCCTGTAATGGAGAATAGTAATGATAATACTGCAGGTTCTGATGTATGGAATGGTATAAGTACTGGAACGAAGTCACAGCCAATGACTGATGATTGGTGGTACGAAGATGTGTCGTTCCTCAGCTTACCTCTCTACAAACGTTTAATTCAGGCTGTTGAAGCTGGAGGAATGAGGCCTGAAAATATATCAGGCGCCCTCGTGTTTTATGCAAAGAAATACATTCCTTTAATGAATAGGCAAGCGAGTTTCAAGGACGCTAGTCATGCTAAATCAGCATCCACGCCATCAGAGGCAGATCAGAGGGCGCTTCTTGAAGAGATCGTGGAGTTATTACCAAAACAGAAAGGAGTAACAGAGACTAGGTTTCTTCTGAGGTTGCTCCGTACTGCTATGATGTTGCAAGTTAGTCCGTCGTGCAGAGAAAATTTGGAGGGAAGAGTCGGGTTGCAATTAGATCAAGCTACACTTGATGATTTGCTAATACCAAATATTGGTTACTCGGTCGAGACTTTATATGATATCGACTGTTTTCAGCGTATTCTGGACCATTTCTTATTATTAGACCAGGCTTCTGCTGCTGCATCTCCATGTATAATGGAAGAAAATCAATTGGTGGAAGGTAATCAGTCTTTGGCTTCAATAACAAGGGTGGCCAATTTGGTGGATTCATACCTTTCTGAGGTGGCGCCTGATGTTAATTTCAAGTTTCCGAAATTTCAGTCTCTTGCTGCTGCAATCCCAGATTATGCTAGGCCACATGCTGATGGTATCTATCGTGCAATCGATATATATTTGAAG GCACATCCTTGGCTTACAGATATTGAAAGAGAGCAAATTTGCAGACTAATGAATTGCCAGAAGCTTTCGTTAGAGGCGAGCACACACGCTGCTCAAAACGAGAGACTACCTCTAAGGGTTATCGTTCAAGTCTTATTCTTTGAACAGCTTCGACTACGTACATCCATTTCAGGATGGTTTTTTGTGTCTGATAATCTTGACAACTCACAAAATCTAAGTGGAGGGATGGGACAACATGGTGACAACACTAGACAGGGAAGGGGATCAAGCATTGAGGACATGAGGGGACGTGTTTCGGAGCTTGAAAAGGAGTGTAACAACATGAAGGAAGAGTTTCAGAAGCTGGTAAAAACAAAGAGAAGGTGGAATATATTTTGCAGAAGAAAATCTCAGTGTAACTCGAAATCAGGAAAGCCAAGTGAAGCTGCAACATGTCCCACTTTTCCAAAAATTCACTAG
- the LOC104092654 gene encoding cytokinin riboside 5'-monophosphate phosphoribohydrolase LOG3, which produces MEREMISDVMVVSKFKRICVFCGSSQGKKSSYQDAAIELGNELVSRNIDLVYGGGSIGLMGLVSQAVHDGGRHVIGVIPKTLMPRELTGETVGEVKAVADMHQRKAEMARHSDAFIALPGGYGTLEELLEVITWAQLGIHDKPVGLLNVDGYYNSLLSFIDKAVEEGFISPNAREIIVSAPTAKELVKKLEEYVPCHEQVASKLSWEMEQLGYPQAEEMAR; this is translated from the exons ATGGAGAGGGAGATGATCAGTGATGTGATGGTAGTATCAAAATTCAAGAggatttgtgtgttttgtgggaGTAGTCAAGGCAAGAAGAGTAGTTATCAAGATGCTGCCATTGAGCTTGGCAATGAATTG GTCTCAAGAAACATCGATTTGGTCTATGGTGGAGGCAGCATAGGCCTAATGGGTTTGGTTTCACAAGCAGTTCATGATGGTGGTAGGCATgttattgg AGTTATTCCCAAGACACTCATGCCTAGAGAG TTAACTGGTGAAACAGTAGGAGAAGTGAAGGCAGTTGCAGATATGCATCAAAGGAAAGCAGAAATGGCTAGGCATTCTGATGCTTTTATTGCCTTACCAG GTGGTTATGGCACACTTGAGGAGCTACTTGAAGTGATTACATGGGCACAACTTGGCATCCACGATAAGCCG GTAGGATTGCTGAATGTGGATGGATATTACAATTCATTATTGTCATTTATTGACAAAGCTGTGGAGGAAGGGTTCATTAGTCCCAATGCTCGCGAGATCATTGTATCTGCACCAACAGCGAAGGAGCTGGTCAAGAAACTGGAG GAATATGTTCCTTGCCACGAACAAGTTGCTTCCAAATTGAGCTGGGAGATGGAGCAGCTTGGCTATCCGCAAGCAGAAGAAATGGCGCGGTGA